The proteins below come from a single Oscillospiraceae bacterium genomic window:
- a CDS encoding MATE family efflux transporter, translated as MSCQAKSKSMTEGPLAKQILLVSLPLALSNLLQILFNMSDVAVVGRFAGSTALGAVGSTSTFVTLFTGFLIGLSNGVNVLVARYYGARHPKDVSKTVHSALVVSLLAGILLLAVGLFGSPALLRLLNTKEDLLPGAILYLRVYFLGMPALALYNYGNAVFSAIGETKKPLAYLSVAGVVNILLNLFFVIICKLDVAGVALASTIAQCLSAGLILHALTKVEDCYALDLHSIRLDLGTTKRILMLGIPAGLQNAIFAIANLFIQAGVNSFDSLMVKGNSAAANADAMIYDAMAAFYMACASFMSQNYGAGKLDRMRKSYFISLAYSFGVGLLLGGGLLLFGRQFLMLFTTESAVVDAGMKRIMVMGLAYCISAFMDCTIAASRGLGKTVGPTVIVILGSCVFRVIWVYTIFAHFHTIPSLYLLYPFSWLLTAAAEIVYFIFSYRQAIRIFHEQEALAQL; from the coding sequence ATGAGCTGTCAGGCAAAATCCAAATCTATGACCGAGGGCCCGCTGGCCAAGCAGATCCTGCTCGTCAGTCTGCCGCTGGCACTGTCCAACCTGCTGCAGATCCTTTTCAACATGTCCGATGTTGCCGTGGTGGGCCGCTTTGCGGGCTCGACCGCACTGGGCGCTGTCGGCTCCACCTCCACCTTTGTCACCCTTTTCACCGGCTTTCTCATCGGCCTGAGCAACGGCGTCAATGTCTTGGTCGCGCGGTACTATGGTGCCCGCCACCCCAAGGATGTCAGCAAGACCGTCCATTCGGCGCTGGTAGTCAGCCTGCTCGCCGGTATTTTGCTGCTGGCCGTGGGGCTGTTCGGCTCCCCCGCGCTGCTGCGGCTGCTCAACACGAAGGAGGATCTGCTGCCCGGCGCGATCCTTTACCTGCGGGTCTATTTTCTGGGCATGCCGGCGCTGGCGCTCTACAACTACGGCAATGCGGTGTTCAGCGCCATCGGCGAGACAAAAAAGCCGCTGGCCTACCTGTCCGTGGCCGGTGTGGTCAACATCCTTCTCAACCTGTTTTTTGTCATCATCTGCAAGCTGGATGTGGCCGGTGTCGCGCTTGCCAGTACGATTGCCCAGTGCCTTTCGGCCGGGCTGATCCTGCACGCCCTCACCAAGGTGGAGGACTGCTATGCGCTGGATCTGCACAGCATCCGGCTCGACCTCGGCACGACAAAGCGTATCCTGATGCTGGGCATACCGGCGGGCCTGCAGAACGCGATCTTTGCCATCGCCAACCTGTTTATTCAGGCGGGCGTCAACTCCTTCGATTCTCTGATGGTCAAGGGCAACTCGGCCGCCGCCAACGCCGATGCGATGATCTATGACGCGATGGCGGCCTTCTATATGGCCTGCGCCAGCTTTATGAGCCAGAACTACGGTGCCGGCAAGCTTGACCGGATGCGGAAAAGCTATTTTATCTCGCTGGCCTACTCCTTCGGCGTGGGCCTTCTGCTGGGCGGCGGGCTACTGCTATTCGGCCGCCAGTTCCTGATGCTCTTCACGACCGAGAGCGCCGTCGTCGATGCCGGTATGAAGCGCATTATGGTCATGGGGCTTGCCTACTGCATCTCCGCCTTTATGGACTGCACGATCGCCGCCTCCCGCGGGCTGGGCAAAACCGTTGGCCCGACCGTCATTGTGATTCTGGGCTCCTGTGTGTTCCGCGTGATCTGGGTCTACACGATCTTTGCGCATTTCCACACGATTCCTTCGCTGTATCTGCTGTACCCCTTCTCCTGGCTGCTGACGGCAGCGGCCGAGATCGTCTACTTCATCTTCAGCTATCGGCAGGCGATCCGCATCTTCCATGAGCAGGAGGCCCTTGCACAGCTGTAA
- the nrdG gene encoding anaerobic ribonucleoside-triphosphate reductase activating protein, with product MNYATIKYCDIANGEGVRTSLFVSGCRRHCPNCFNAVAWDFGYGAPFTKEVRNEILESLAPGYINGLSLLGGEPFEPENQRELLPFVKNVKVLYPNKTIWCYTGNNLEHEIWQPGPGRCEVTDEFLQYIDVLVDGDFVQDQYDISLRFRGSSNQRLIDMNKTRAAGRVILWQDDPIFADHSM from the coding sequence ATGAATTACGCTACGATCAAATATTGTGACATTGCCAACGGCGAGGGCGTGCGCACCAGCCTGTTTGTATCGGGCTGCCGCCGCCACTGCCCCAACTGCTTCAATGCAGTGGCCTGGGACTTTGGCTACGGTGCGCCCTTCACCAAGGAGGTTCGCAACGAGATCCTTGAAAGTCTGGCCCCCGGCTACATCAACGGCCTGTCGCTGCTGGGCGGCGAGCCGTTTGAGCCGGAGAACCAGCGCGAGCTGCTGCCCTTTGTCAAAAATGTCAAGGTGCTGTACCCGAACAAAACGATCTGGTGCTATACCGGCAACAATCTGGAGCATGAGATCTGGCAGCCCGGCCCCGGCCGCTGTGAGGTCACCGATGAGTTCCTGCAGTATATTGATGTGCTGGTGGACGGCGATTTTGTGCAGGATCAGTATGATATTTCGCTGCGGTTCCGCGGTTCAAGCAACCAGAGGCTGATCGACATGAACAAGACCCGCGCAGCGGGCAGGGTGATCCTGTGGCAGGACGACCCGATCTTTGCCGACCACAGCATGTGA
- the nrdD gene encoding anaerobic ribonucleoside-triphosphate reductase, protein MKIIKRNGSEAVFDITKIISAITKANKVVPEAQRLTKQQIIEISDHVQEVCYNRSHAMNVEEIQDLVEDAIMATGAYEVARRYITYRYVQSLKRTHNTTDDKILSLIECNNEEVKQENSNKNPTVNSVQRDYMAGEVSKDLTMRMLLPPEVVKAHEEGIIHFHDADYYAQHMHNCDLVNLDDMLQNGTVISGTLIEKPHSFSTACNIATQIIAQVASSQYGGQSISLTHLAPFVDISRKKIRRDVEAEMQDLGIDPGEEKLSEIVEKRLREEIKRGVQTIQYQVVTLMTTNGQAPFITVFMYLNEAGDNQRLKSDLAIVIEEMLRQRYQGVKNEAGVWITPAFPKLIYVLENDNIYEGQPYYYLTKLAAKCTAKRMVPDYISEKKMLEYKVDANGEGHCFTCMGCRSFLTPYLDENGKPKYYGRFNQGVVTINLVDVALSSGGDFDKFWQLFDERLELCHKALMCRHNRLKGTLSDAAPILWQYGALARLKKGEPIDKLLYGGYSTISLGYAGLYECCKYMTGKSHTDPAAKPFALHVMQHMNDACAKWKSQHNIDFSLYGTPLESTTYKFSKCLQKRFGIVPGITDRSYITNSYHVHVTEKIDAFTKLKFESEFQKLSPGGAISYVEVPNMQDNLEAVIKVMQFIYENIMYAELNTKSDYCQVCGYDGEIQIVQEDGKLVWECPKCHNRDQNKLNVARRTCGYIGTQFWNQGRTAEIKDRVLHL, encoded by the coding sequence ATGAAGATCATCAAGCGCAACGGCAGCGAGGCTGTCTTTGACATTACCAAAATCATTTCGGCCATCACAAAGGCAAATAAGGTCGTACCCGAAGCCCAGCGCTTGACGAAGCAGCAGATCATCGAGATCAGCGACCATGTGCAGGAGGTCTGCTATAACCGCAGCCACGCCATGAATGTTGAGGAGATTCAGGACCTTGTGGAGGACGCCATTATGGCGACCGGTGCCTACGAGGTCGCGCGCCGCTATATCACCTATCGCTATGTCCAGAGTCTCAAGCGCACCCACAACACGACCGATGACAAGATCCTCTCGCTGATCGAGTGCAACAACGAGGAGGTCAAGCAGGAGAACTCCAACAAAAACCCGACCGTCAACAGCGTCCAGCGCGATTATATGGCCGGCGAGGTCAGCAAGGACCTGACGATGCGTATGCTGCTGCCGCCGGAGGTCGTCAAGGCGCATGAGGAGGGCATCATCCACTTCCACGATGCCGACTACTATGCCCAGCACATGCACAACTGCGATCTGGTCAACCTTGATGACATGCTGCAGAACGGCACCGTCATCTCCGGCACCCTCATCGAGAAGCCGCATTCCTTCTCCACCGCCTGCAATATCGCAACCCAGATCATCGCACAGGTCGCGTCCAGCCAGTACGGCGGCCAGAGCATCAGCCTGACTCATCTGGCCCCCTTTGTTGACATCAGCCGCAAGAAGATCCGCCGCGATGTCGAGGCAGAGATGCAGGATCTGGGCATCGACCCCGGCGAGGAGAAGCTCTCCGAGATCGTTGAAAAGCGCCTGCGCGAGGAGATCAAGCGCGGCGTGCAGACGATCCAGTATCAGGTCGTCACGCTGATGACCACCAACGGTCAGGCACCGTTCATCACGGTCTTTATGTACCTGAACGAGGCCGGTGACAATCAGCGCCTGAAGTCGGATCTCGCCATCGTCATTGAGGAGATGCTCCGCCAGCGCTATCAGGGCGTCAAGAATGAGGCCGGCGTCTGGATCACCCCCGCTTTCCCCAAGCTCATCTATGTGCTGGAAAATGACAATATCTATGAGGGCCAGCCCTACTACTACCTGACCAAGCTGGCCGCCAAGTGCACCGCCAAGCGGATGGTGCCCGACTATATCAGCGAAAAGAAGATGCTGGAGTACAAGGTCGATGCCAACGGCGAGGGCCATTGCTTTACCTGCATGGGCTGCCGCAGCTTCCTGACCCCCTATCTGGACGAGAACGGCAAGCCCAAGTATTACGGCCGCTTCAATCAGGGCGTTGTCACGATCAATCTGGTGGATGTGGCACTGTCCAGCGGCGGCGATTTTGACAAGTTCTGGCAGCTGTTTGACGAGCGCCTTGAGCTGTGCCATAAGGCCCTGATGTGCCGCCACAACCGCCTGAAAGGCACGCTGAGCGATGCCGCGCCCATCCTGTGGCAGTACGGCGCATTGGCCCGCCTGAAGAAGGGCGAACCGATCGACAAGCTGCTCTACGGTGGCTATTCCACGATCAGTCTGGGCTATGCTGGCCTGTATGAGTGCTGCAAGTATATGACCGGCAAGAGCCACACCGACCCTGCCGCCAAGCCCTTTGCGCTGCATGTCATGCAGCATATGAACGATGCCTGCGCCAAGTGGAAGAGCCAGCACAACATTGATTTCAGCCTGTACGGCACGCCGTTGGAATCCACGACCTACAAATTCTCCAAGTGCCTGCAGAAGCGCTTCGGCATTGTGCCCGGCATCACCGACCGCAGCTATATCACGAACTCCTACCATGTCCATGTGACGGAAAAGATCGACGCCTTCACCAAGCTGAAGTTTGAGAGCGAGTTCCAGAAGCTGTCCCCGGGCGGTGCCATCAGCTATGTGGAGGTGCCCAACATGCAGGACAACCTCGAGGCCGTCATCAAGGTCATGCAGTTCATCTATGAGAACATCATGTACGCCGAGCTGAACACCAAGAGTGATTACTGTCAGGTCTGCGGCTACGATGGCGAGATCCAGATCGTACAGGAGGACGGCAAGCTGGTGTGGGAGTGCCCGAAGTGCCACAACCGCGACCAGAACAAGCTGAATGTCGCCCGCCGCACCTGCGGCTACATCGGCACCCAGTTCTGGAATCAGGGCCGCACCGCCGAGATCAAGGATCGAGTGCTGCATCTGTAA
- the rny gene encoding ribonuclease Y translates to MSPILIVVLVLVAAAVAGALGFYLGGENRKRTAEAKIGSAEDEAKRIVNDAIKAAEQKRKETIIEAKDEAFKLKSDADKEIKDRRAEITRQERRIDQKEEALDKRTTQMERKEEDLKRRTETVEARLDELEQLKLRQTEKLETIAAMSKEDARAVLLKQVDDELTHEKAMKISAYQANMKDECDNLARELIGQAIARCAADATSEATVSVVPLPSDEMKGRIIGREGRNIRALETATGCDLIIDDTPEAITLSSFDQTRREVARMALERLIADGRIHPARIEETVDKCRRELEIQMKREGDKAVMELGVHSLHPDLVKLIGRLKYRTSFGQNVLSHSLEVAWLAGLMAGELGVNVQLARRAGLLHDIGKALDHEIEGSHVQIGVDICKKYRENPQVIHAIEAHHGDVEPKTTLAFIIMAADAISAARPGARRENMESYIKRLETLEALCNGFEGVESSYAVQAGREVRILVQPDKVGDDEVILLARNVAKKIENELDYPGQIKVSVIRESRATEYAK, encoded by the coding sequence ATGTCACCAATTTTGATCGTGGTGCTGGTTCTTGTTGCTGCCGCTGTTGCCGGGGCGCTTGGTTTTTACCTCGGCGGTGAAAACCGCAAGCGCACTGCTGAGGCAAAGATCGGCAGCGCTGAGGACGAAGCCAAGCGCATCGTGAACGATGCTATCAAGGCTGCGGAGCAGAAGCGTAAGGAAACCATCATCGAAGCAAAGGACGAAGCCTTTAAACTCAAGAGCGATGCTGACAAGGAGATCAAGGACCGCCGAGCCGAGATCACCCGTCAGGAGCGCCGCATCGACCAGAAGGAAGAGGCCCTCGACAAGCGCACCACCCAGATGGAGCGCAAGGAGGAGGACCTGAAGCGCCGCACCGAGACTGTCGAGGCTCGTCTGGACGAGCTGGAGCAACTCAAGCTGCGCCAGACCGAAAAGCTGGAAACCATCGCGGCCATGTCCAAGGAGGATGCCCGCGCCGTCCTGCTGAAGCAGGTGGATGACGAGCTGACCCATGAAAAGGCGATGAAGATCAGCGCCTATCAGGCAAACATGAAGGACGAGTGCGACAACCTCGCCCGCGAGCTGATCGGTCAGGCCATTGCCCGCTGTGCGGCCGATGCCACGAGCGAGGCCACCGTCAGCGTTGTGCCGCTGCCCAGTGATGAGATGAAGGGCCGTATCATCGGCCGTGAGGGCCGCAACATCCGCGCGCTGGAGACCGCCACCGGCTGCGATTTGATCATTGATGATACGCCGGAGGCCATCACGCTGTCCAGCTTTGACCAGACCCGCCGCGAGGTTGCCCGCATGGCCCTTGAACGCCTGATCGCTGACGGCCGTATTCATCCCGCCCGCATCGAGGAAACCGTTGACAAGTGCCGCCGCGAGCTGGAGATCCAGATGAAGCGCGAGGGCGACAAGGCTGTTATGGAGCTGGGCGTTCACAGCCTGCACCCCGACCTCGTCAAGCTTATCGGCCGCCTGAAATACCGCACCAGCTTCGGCCAGAATGTCCTGAGCCACTCTCTCGAGGTGGCATGGCTGGCCGGTCTGATGGCCGGCGAGCTGGGCGTCAATGTCCAGCTGGCACGCCGCGCAGGTCTGCTGCATGACATCGGCAAGGCCCTTGACCATGAGATCGAGGGCAGCCATGTCCAGATCGGCGTTGACATCTGCAAAAAGTACCGCGAGAACCCGCAGGTCATCCATGCCATCGAGGCGCACCACGGTGATGTCGAGCCCAAGACCACGCTGGCGTTCATCATCATGGCCGCTGATGCGATCTCGGCCGCGCGTCCCGGCGCCCGCCGCGAGAACATGGAAAGCTATATCAAGCGTCTGGAGACACTGGAGGCCCTCTGCAACGGCTTTGAGGGCGTGGAAAGCTCCTACGCTGTGCAGGCCGGCCGCGAGGTCCGCATCCTTGTCCAGCCGGATAAGGTCGGCGATGACGAGGTCATTCTGCTGGCCCGCAATGTCGCAAAGAAGATCGAGAACGAGCTGGATTACCCCGGCCAGATCAAGGTCAGCGTCATCCGCGAAAGCAGAGCAACCGAGTACGCAAAGTAA
- a CDS encoding tRNA threonylcarbamoyladenosine dehydratase, with translation MIDQYTRTRAQLGTPALDALRSAHVAVFGIGGVGGQAVEVLARSGVGELSLFDSDTVALSNLNRQLVALHSTLGLYKVDAMAARIADIDPTLTVHPNRMFYNAETADSVDLTQFDYVLDCIDTVSAKLLLIRRCKEAGVPILCSMGAANKLDPTAFKVADIEKTAVDPLAKVIRIECRKRRLGKVKVVFSEEPPLPPLAEETLETPVAARRTVPASNAFVPAACGLVCGSEVVKDLLRKAGVYRGQK, from the coding sequence ATGATCGATCAATATACACGCACCCGCGCCCAGCTGGGCACGCCCGCGCTGGACGCATTGCGCAGCGCCCATGTGGCGGTGTTCGGCATCGGCGGTGTGGGGGGACAGGCCGTTGAGGTGCTGGCGCGCAGCGGGGTAGGGGAGCTGAGCCTCTTTGACAGCGACACGGTGGCGCTCTCCAACCTGAATCGTCAGCTGGTGGCGCTGCACTCAACACTCGGCCTGTACAAGGTGGACGCTATGGCTGCCCGCATCGCGGACATCGACCCCACCCTCACCGTACACCCAAACCGGATGTTTTACAACGCCGAGACCGCCGACAGCGTGGATCTGACGCAGTTTGACTATGTGCTGGACTGCATCGACACAGTCAGCGCCAAGCTGCTGCTGATCCGCCGCTGCAAGGAGGCCGGGGTGCCGATCCTGTGCAGCATGGGGGCCGCCAACAAGCTGGACCCCACGGCCTTTAAGGTCGCCGATATTGAAAAAACAGCGGTGGACCCGCTGGCCAAGGTCATCCGCATCGAGTGCCGCAAGCGCCGCCTTGGCAAGGTCAAGGTCGTTTTTTCGGAGGAACCGCCCCTGCCGCCGCTGGCGGAGGAGACACTCGAGACCCCGGTTGCCGCACGCCGCACCGTGCCCGCCAGCAATGCCTTTGTGCCCGCCGCCTGCGGGCTGGTCTGCGGGTCGGAGGTCGTGAAGGATCTGCTGCGCAAGGCGGGGGTCTATCGCGGTCAAAAATAA